Within the Solenopsis invicta isolate M01_SB chromosome 11, UNIL_Sinv_3.0, whole genome shotgun sequence genome, the region ATATCTTTTTACATCAATAAACTCGTGCTTATGCGTGCAtccttattttaaattttctcacACGATCGCAAATAATCCATCCTATCgcttataatattaatcttctaCAAGTACACACGTTTTATCGGTATCTTCCTAATACACTCGTGAATGTATCCAAATTTACTTTCCTTATCTTAAAGtaagaaatctaaaaaaaaaccgtGAAATATCACGAGAAAGTCACATCTGTCATTGTAGTtgaagttattttaataagcattaccgaatattttatttttaatgaacttTGATGCGAATAACGAACTTTGTGCGTCGTttgatattctattttttagcAATAACTAAAAAAGGAAGCGACGATTTGTCAAAATCCTTGAAGGAgacattttgattaaaaatgttttttataaaaaaaattataaaaattgttatttatagaaaaaaagtcaTACCTTAGAGCTGATACTTCCTTGCGAGACTTTCATGCTTGATATTCAACGATTTATTGGTCTTTCGTAACAAGATCTCGAGTTTTCTATCACCTATCCTTTTTAAAGATGAACCAGATAGATACTTATGGTGAACTCGGTCtacacttattgttagtgcaCATTAAATGCtgctatatataaaatatctaaatacaGTGACATATTACAACATACTCaactttaacaataaaataatacatggaTATTGTGTTAAATAGTTTAACAGTATAATTATTGGctatttataagtttaaaagatttatctgcttttacatttaactttgttaactttatgTACTTATAgcttttaatatacattaattcaGTGTGATAAAGTGACCGAATTCGCTGTTAGTTGTGGACGCCGTAAACTCGCGTGTGCATACAAggagttaaattttatttaataatgtcactttttactctttattttacgaaaaattttatcagaaaattattataacacgtataatatatttcttctcctctttctatctaatttattttaaattaatgttatactacattataaaaatgatttattttatacgaaGTTATCTACAAAGTAAAGGAAAGGATAAAACGGAGGGGAcaagatataaattatgaatttttcttATAGATGAAGGCTTCGAAGTAAATTGCATAATCCCGCGAGGCACGCAATATCTTTCTTCCTCGCTCGGTCATGTGCTATTTGAATTAATTAGTCAATGATGACGATAACGGATGGACGTGTCCGTCGTAGGCTGCAACCGGTGGCCGTTTAGTAACTGCATACGACCGGCGAATGTAGGTCACTGAGATTTCTCGTCGACGCACACCGGCAGGCGTTATCTCTACGCTAGCTTCGCATATTGGTGTAATTTTGCTTGTTTCGCATAAGCGAGCAGATCCTCGTGAAAACATATGCGTCTTTCTTGACATCGTACAGACGTGCCATTGTGGACACGTAGAATGAATGTAATTTCCTTTCCTCTCCGGGTTCGTCGGCTCTTCCTCGCGATTGTTACGATGATAACCACGAGCAGTTTATCCTGATAAATTAAACCatacatacaaaattttatcatataattttgcataaaaattataatttgcaattttatagaTACATAGATACGAAAATGGATGTAGGAGTAttgatcttttataaaatattgataattgtgtTTGCacaattaatttcgaaatagtTTTTTTGATCAAATTATAACAATACGCCGAATCTTGGTGgcatatttgcaaaattaaattcgaaaaaaaattgtttaataattgaacaaatattttatctgtattatgtataaaaaatttagaaatataattgctCCATATACATTTTAcgaaaatacataattattccTAAACTATAATGTAGAAACCTTGCaatgttttatacaataacCTACTATGAGCGGGAAGTGTATCAACAcgtttaaattgagaaaatagCTAACCGGTTGAAAGCGGATTTTAgtactcaataataatttcctaggtaaatttatatacatttacaagttcccccaaactgcgcgccgcatgtTTGTCGGACTTTAAacttttacgaaatattttatgtaatattatacgtTTAGCATGGCAACATTTAAAATGAAGAATCATAAACgacttttgaaataattgtgaaatatgTTTACGTTGGATTTACGAAGTAGAATTAGACCGTCTATCCTTTTGCATCGCGTTTATTATAACGAAAATGATGCGAGTTACATCCGTCACGCAGGACTTTCTTCAAAGTAACGAGAACAAAGGAAGTGATTGCTGTGAAAGAAAAATGCACTTCGCGATGTCATCAATATCTTTTATCTAAAGTGTAAACGCATTGacactatatacatataatagatcgATTTATCCACCGATACTCCTACAGTTTATACTTCAAACTTAGATTTATTCCACATTTTtgacacatattatttatatattacaaagaaaatttatatcaacAAAGTTGCTGCGCGGTGTATTATCTTAGcgcgaaaattttgaaaaattttcgtaaatttatGACATtattatgtacacatatatatttgcaCAATGTGTCCCTATCGGGAATTGTGTTACGCttaaaatgcataaataatttaaatactgaGAAGAATACACTTATCGCGGCATGAAATTTCATAGTTTGGATGCGTGCAGTAGCTGCCGGACGAGAGATAATATTTGAAAGCAATACCTGTGCATTACCGTAGATCGCGTTTCAGATGATCATCGCGTAACTACGCAGATATGGTCACTGCGGATATATGTATCTTCACGCGTGAATCATGCCTCTAGCTCCATGTGCCTTATTAGAGAAACTCTGCCTGACCTCTTCCCCCGCACTTGTGCCCATATAGCGCGACACGAATGTGTATATAACGTCCGATATAATGTGATCACACATCGATGATGAGGAAAATATCCTCCTATACGCGCTGCTATTTTTAGAAATGAATTGAATATCCGTAGTCTCCGTTTTTCTTGAATATACTTCATGTTTGACATTTGCGTTGCGTAATAATAACAACTGATATCTAGAGGATCGTGGCGCGCATAAAAACGTtcgtgttaatttttattacaattgcgGCAGTCTCGTGTGATAATATGCAGAAACGAAGTCAAAGTAAGAAAATCTCAAATACTTCTCGTGTGCTTGTTACAATTAACGTTGCtctatacaataattttaaagaaatgtttgtTCGTCGCTTTCGACATTAATTACGCCCAGCTGAAAATTATGAGTCGTTTGTATTCGTATGCTTACCGTCGTGTGTTATATGCGTACCGCATCATTACGTCATGCATCACATATTTAACGTAATGATTATAACAAGGCATGCGAAGTGTAGCTTAATTGCGTCTATTTAGGCTGTAGTGCGGAATTAATGAATTGCGAGTTAAACCGCGCGATAACTTGTGTTTTATAGTTCTTTAtgtctattttaatttatttttattgcgtttATTGTGGAATTTGACAATATATATTCCTTTACGTTTTACTTGAGATTATTCTGCAGTTTATCGATAACATTTTATCATATCCTTATTATCTAAAAGATTATTATCTTGAAAAGTTCAATAAACTCAGACGCTTTACtgcttttaattacaaatactgAAAATAATAACAGTATATATGTCTTTTCGAAATatgtgttaataaatttaataaacttaaatagcgttgttaaatttttcttttaaataaataacgcaAGCTTgttctttaatcaattttaaatagatttttaaattaaaatcttgatagaaatttaatttgaattgttATTGAAGGtttaaaagttaagaaaaatatttgtgaagATAATAAGTTGAATATTAGAATGCAAATAACATATAAGAGATAAAAAGTTCTATCTTTTGGTTGAAGCGGATcttgattaataatatttctatatcaattattattatatattcagaaaaaaattggttgaaaaactaaaatacttAGTCCAAtatgttcaactaaatattgagttgatttaattgattCAACAATTTACTAGCAGaagaaaagatataatttattcatgtcaatcattaaaatattttgatgaaaaattaatcaaattaactcaatatttaattaaatgtgtcagactaaatattttagtttttcaataaatttttttttagtgcatacatttttcaattatgcaaaaCACAATCGTAAACGAAGCTAGAAATATTATCTCAAATTAAAatcatcattaattttattaatgactTTATAACCACctttaaaaaactgtaaagagtttattgcgaaaaatattacccaATAAAAAAGTATTGGAGAAGATATTGGAGAAGAGATATGACATgtgatcaaatttttattaaacaacttATTAAATCGacatatatcaaataaatcgATAGTcataatttctgtaatatttacaTTGCTCTATCTTGACTCTTGCTTTTCTCTTTTGACCGGGTAGAGTTCAACATGTAACGAGACTCGCAAGTTAAAATTGTTGTCTTGTGCGATGTACGCACGGGTGACTAGAAAACACATTAAAGCGAGAAACGCGTATTACACGTTCTTTGCTTTAGTGTGTTTTCTAGTCACCCGTGTATATTTAGTGACAAGGCAGCCGCTTAAGTCAGTCGCTCGCAAAAGGTCAACATTGATCACACCGTCTATAAGCGTGCCGCATTATTGCCGCTAAGAACTTAAAAGTAAAGTGCTGTACGGCTAAGGCGCTTACGACTTGGCGGTATAATAAATGGAAGTAGCGACTGCCGTTCGTAACGggccatattaataaaagattgcaTACTTTTTGAGGCGTAAAGCCGTCTCGAATATGATTGCGGTAAACAAAGAAGAGCAATACCAatattgtaacataaaataatgctaacgttgcaaaaatatgatacgTGATAGCGTGgaaaaaataatagagaaatcTATATGCAATTCTAAGAAATTTCACGTAAGTCTCGCGAAATCGCGTCGAATCTACCGCTACAGTTGCAAAGAGAATTTCTTGGAAACCGTATTCGAGGAATGGTGTCGTTTGATCGATGCTTGGAACCGTTCACAGTTGAATTTGCTTTCCGAGTGGCCGTCACGCGTTACGGAGCCACGAGAATAATGTCGAGGAAAGGGGTTAAGTACCGATCGAATTGGACGCTGCACGACGAAAATATCGAAAATGTGGAGCATGTGTGCCTCGATCCCGAGATTCAGCGAGAACTGGGTTGCTCGGTCGGCGAGCATGTGTTTCTGGAATATCCTTGGGCCTACGTGTCGCGAGAGACTGTTTTAAGGTTCGCCAACGTCGCGGGCTCGTCGTTAGAGCCGTATCGTGATAGGATCGAGGCTTACAGCGGCGATACTTTCCTTGTGGGCTATTCGTCCACCGAGTTAACCGGTCGCGATTTCATGATCTGTTTAACACAGGACGCGAGGTCAACTGTAGCGAGGAGGAACGCCGACATCAGCAAGAAAATCCGGAGCGAAGTTATTCAGAGGATCAGGAAAACTGGCAGGTTCTGGAAATCCCTCGGAAGCGAGGAGGTACTAGACGAGGGCTTGGTTACAAGCTCAAGAGAGTTCTTCGAGGTGGAAGTGTATCTTCCGATCAAATCTTTAGGTCTGAACCGGAGGCTCTGTGATAGATCTTCGGAAGGGTCTTGGGACAGCTATGTAGAGTTAATTCCACATGAGAGATTTGAAAATATCGAGAGAAAATGCGTCTCTAAAATGATTCAAACACACTTTGAGCCGCGGGAAGTCGAAGTTCAAACCTATCCTGGTTATCCTAAGAACGTCTGGACCCAATACGTTTACGAGGATACCCTGGGATTGCAAGTTGATGATGTCGAATCGGAGGAGAAAGAGACAGAGGAAAAGAAATCTGCCGAGGAGAAATCCGAGAAAGAGTCAGAAGAGAAGAGGACTATCGAGGGTTCGAAAGAGGTGTCCGAGATCGACGCGGATCAGAAGCCGGTGGAGAAGGGCCCATTGGAGCTTTTTTTGGAAAGTCGCGTCCAGGAAATGCTCGAGGCCGTGTGTTACAATACGGTCGTGAACGTGCACGTGGACGACATCGAGACGCTTGCGCAGCGAGAGTTGGAAATAACCCGACCGCGAGATGAGATCACTTGCGCGGAACGCTTCTCTCTCATCGACTTGCGCTTCACGGCAGGCAAGGTCATCTCCGATGCTTCTTGGCATCCAGACCTCGTCGGATATGTGGCTGTTTCTTATGTTACCGCACTGTCGCTTGAGATTGTTCGATCCACGTCGAGCGTCGAGCGTGACATTGTATTGAAACCGGAACCGACAGCGTTGCTGTGGTCGCTCGCCGATTCTCTCCGGCCTCGGCTGTCATTATGGTGCTGTCAGAAAATCTACTGCATTTCCTTCTGCCCGATGAACGGTGACTTCATAATCGGCGGTTCCGCGTCTGGTCAAGTGGTCGTCTGGAATATTCACGGGCAAATAGAAAATCGAGATGCCGAGGCTCGAGCAGACGTTGAGCTCGACTTTTCGACTCGGGACACTGTTTCTATTACTTTTGCCTCCGTGATATCCGATCGGGATCACTCGCACGAGTTGCCGATTCATCGAATACAATGGCTTCCTGACAATTATAGGATAGAGCCATCTGGAAAACTGACGAAACTGTCCACTAGCTCGAGCTGTCAATTCCTGACGATTTCCGAAGACGGAATTGTTGCTATCTGGGATCTTCTTAGATACTCCGTTACTTCTCAGCTAAAGAGCGATCGCGATGACGTTAACGGTATTTTTTGACCAACGTATCGCTTGGACGTTCGGCCTTCCGAAAACCCATCTTTCACACCTCTTTACTTGTGTCTTTCGTCCATCAATGCTTTTCGAGAAAGTGATAGGCGTCGTAACGAATTAGATTGTACGGATGTCGACTTCACGAAGAGATTGTGGATCGGTACGGCGCAGGGACATTTCGCCTGTTGCACCTGGGAGGGTCAGATGTTCGACGTAGAAACGTCCGGTTTAGAAAAGTGCAAACTTCTTAATTCCTCGTCCGCACACGACGGTCCCGTTGTAGCAATTTCCCGATCGCCGCACCTTTCGGACGTTTTCCTGACAATGGGCGGCCACGTCTTTGCCATTTGGAAGGACGATTATTTAGACCTTCCTTTGTTCAGACGGAAATCCGATTGCGTGTACACCGCGTGTTGCTGGAGTAATCGACCGGGAATCTTCTTGATGGGTACTAGTTTAGGCGATCTAGAAATTTGGGATATTAAAAGGAGAGTAAACAAGCCGGTGTTCATGCAGACTATTTCTAGAAAACCGATAACTCTCTTATCGCTTCCAGAGTCGCGTAAACACGGTTGCAAGCTGATCGGCGCTGGTGATTGCAACAGTGCTTTTCGCATTTTTGAAGAACCAACGGAATTTGAGGATGATACGGTTGAAAGGATGGATTGGTTTGAGGAGTATATATGGCGAGAAGTGAGAAGAAAGAAGATGTTTTCTTCGTGGCAGaaagattttcttcaaaatgatGCGACAGTCATCGCTAGAAGGCAAGCGAGGGCAGACGAAGAACATAGATTGAAACTTGATATGGCAAGGCAGAAACTTCAGAAAGAACATGAAGAACGATTAAGATTGGAGGCTGAAGAAGAGGCACGCAAAATACCGAAATCTAAAGACACTATATGGAAACTGCGTCAGCAGAAAAGGATGAAGAAAGTTCTTTTAGAGAAGAAGAAGTTTCAGCCACGGGAATTACAGGAGAAGAGACTGCCGTTGGTCCGTTTAGCTGAAGAGAGGAatctaaaaatgattaaagcAAAGAACGAAGTCGCTCTTCAAGATAAGCATTTCGATAACTTTGTGTCTCTCAAATTTCCAGAATATTACGATCTTATAGAAAAAGACGAGATCTTGGAAGAGAAACGTGAGATGGATGAAGAACGTGTAGAGGATGAAGAAATGATAGATATATATCTGCAAGAGTTTTATAAAGTCAGGGACGAGGCGCGAAAGATAATAGCGGAGAAACCATATTGTCCAAAATTTGATTGGAACATTTGTgtgaaagaaggaaagaagaaTGATGTATGAAGAataacaaagtataaaaatacaaagtatgaagaatgtataaatgtataaataaaaagactttTCTGAAATGCTCTTTTGTGAAGACAAATGGCTACCGTTTCAATTTTGTATAATGGTAATTTGGGTTGTAAACGAGTTGATAAGATAACATAGATCAACAACTGCTCAGAAATTCCTTGGAGCAATGAATTACGTAATAACTACAACGCACATAattgtattgaaattttaaagattatattatagcaagcatataatatgtaatgtaagataatatatatatatatatatatatatatatatatatatatataagagttATATATAAAGACAATATTATtctaaagaataatattaaaagcaaaGGACAATATATTAGAACAAaattaagcattaaaaaaataattcatgttaACATACGTGCGAGAGTTAAATCCCTACAAGTTGAAGGATAAATTAATCCgttcaaaataaaatcagtCAGATTTGTTCCTCTAATTCTGCAATAATTGATTCAACTAAAATAACATGActaatttacttttttactgTATCAAATACTTTACTCCCGTTAAAACAAGTTGaagcaataaataattgtacatttttaaagaCTTATTAAATAGTTACAAACGAATATTAAACAGTATCTAAAGATGCGGTAAAAATGCTATTGGCTGCGCGCGAACGCAGATTTTCATAATTTGTACGAAAAAACTGTTCCTATTAttacaattgttaaaatttttaagtttatgttaatCACACAATAACGATAACAAAGGCATTTGACATTTTTCCAGGTTCTGGGCATAATATGCATGGCGTGCGCATCTCCAGCGTACATAGGTGCAACGCACTGGTTTCTGTTCGTTGTGGTAATATGCTTCATATCCACGATCATATGGTGCGCTATATATCTATATTCTCTCCGAGAGGCACTTAAGTTGCCCATCAACTGGATTCTAACTGTAagtgtgaaagaaaaaaaatctctaaacaAAGAAATTGCTAAAACGGAACTTGTacgtttaaattttcttttgtttacaCTGCATTGTATTTTTGCGGAagtttattttcacatttagtcaatttaaaatttatctaagaTAGATAATTTGATTTTTCGAAGTCTTTAGAGAATTGATGTACATTTTCGAATACATTACATCATTGATATTGTATcccaattattataatatttttgtgaaaatttttgtattcaatgttgcttctattttttataaacatgtcAGGGTTGTTGGAAATGATCAAGGAAAATAGGGAAAAGTCAgggaattaaaacattttttaatctaaaataagaTTACTAATGTTATAATAGTAATATcagtttctaaattttaaaattatttaaggaagtgttataaatattttttataattttttagttttgcagTGAGCGATTTGCAGAAAgctattaacaattaaaaaaaaaactctactATCTTGACTTTTacaaagtattattattattattatgcggtaatattatttattattatttgttaataacgtTTTGCAAATTGTTcacaacaaatttataaaaaattacgcaaaatatctataatgttttaataattctttttttttaaatatttttattacaaaagatatCTTATCTTAGTTTTGCATACAAATgttgaacatttttaaattatatagttaaaataaaatttttattaataggaCCGTACTTAATTAGAACAAAGTATTTTAGTGATGATTAAATTTCAACaaccaatatataaaataaaaacaaaatattcacgtattgaattaaaaaatcaagtcAATTGATCGATTGTTGCACAAAGAGAAGAAACTAATCCTGTTCAAGTTGTAGATGATTTGGAatagaaattagtaaaaaaaaatcattattaagaTGCAAAATTTTTATCGAGAATATTTCAAACTATTAAAAGAGCAAAAAAATGTCGAGAAACCCAAAATTATGTCTAACAGAATTTAAGAAAttgcagaaaaataaatactctTACAAGTGCAAGATTAAAgtttattgcattaaaaatactttaaaaagtatagtaaaaattagattttatttttttttgttattttattttttattgtacattttgtttgtaattaataatttttagtatttcTGTCTTTGTTTCTACTCAGTGCTTCTTTCAGTCAGGAATTTCTTCAAAAAGTGATcgaaaaaatcaagaaaaatcaggaaatattgtttttgtttcGCTAACAATTCtatatgtaaatgtttattgttaatattagtTTTGAAATGTGACGTACGTTCGAATAaacttattatattttccaGGAACTTCTAAATACGTCTGTCGAAGCCGTACTCTACATGATCGCATTCATCGCACAATTGTCGGCTTGGAGCGCATACAGAAATGCATCATCGAATATCGCTGCTGGGGTGAGActattatgacatttttaaaaattaaatacaataattgttGATGTTATTTAAACACAATTGATATTGCTTATAGGTATTTGGAATCTTCAATACCATCGCATACGCTGCCGGAGCTTATTTCCTATACGTCGAATGGAAGAGCACTAACACGCAATGAACACTGTCTACAGTCTACAGAGGACAAGCCAGGTACCTGAAGAGCatgcagcaacaacaacaattGCCGCGATCAGACCCGCAACTTCTCAGCGTCCGTCCAAGGAAATTTTGGCATGGTTCCAAGATTATGCTCGGCAAGAGAGTCAGCACTGGGAGGGACGGCTTGAAACTAGTCCGGCGTGATCCTCCTCAGATCGTGTgtagcttaaaaaaaaagactctGTACCTACGTGCCTTAAGATTAGTTACTTGTCGTGATCATCGTCGTTAGAACGGAACTCGGTATCGCGTCGGAAAGGGTCAACGAAGTCGCAAAAGCGAACAGAGTATTACATTCGAGATACCTGCCTGAAGACAATAATGTTCACGAAATCGTGCAATTTTACCTGAGAAATTATAACACAGAAGTAATCCAAAAAATAATCTCGAcgtctattttaaaattattttaaatgtagaaaaaattttctgtcaTGTAAGTTCCAGTAATCTCGATATGggttatttgaatattacattTGAATATTAATCTGCTTGTTATAATAAAggaattaatatctttaaatattattagaaataagtATCTTTAGATAAAGATAATCTAGGAGATAAATTATCTTTCGTGgctgaaaatatttatcttttagttttttacattatttctttgtgtttattaatttatctaagatttttaattaagaaaatttatcattttacctataccgtttttatttaatattacatgcAGATGATGAGGTAATCTATTACACATGAAACTGGCGTCATTTTGTTTGTATTACTTCGATCGTATAATCCTTTGGCAAACGACAAGATAAATAGTTTTAAGAGACCTTCGTATATCAGTGTGCGGTAAGTTTCCGAAGGGCTACCATTAGCTTTTAATCGGCACAATTCAATGCACGCAAAGACTCGGTGTTTTATAATCTAAGGCTACCTTAGCGAAGTTTGTATTGAGTGATCTTCGTCAGTAATTATGAGAAATGTCAATTCACTTCTTACTGTCCTGACGGATTAACTTGTCGCGCAATAGATATAAGTGCGTGAAACGTTATTTTCTAACCGTACTTTTGCGCACTCTCGCGAGATC harbors:
- the LOC113003040 gene encoding LOW QUALITY PROTEIN: dynein intermediate chain 3, axonemal-like (The sequence of the model RefSeq protein was modified relative to this genomic sequence to represent the inferred CDS: substituted 1 base at 1 genomic stop codon), whose amino-acid sequence is MVSFDRCLEPFTVEFAFRVAVTRYGATRIMSRKGVKYRSNWTLHDENIENVEHVCLDPEIQRELGCSVGEHVFLEYPWAYVSRETVLRFANVAGSSLEPYRDRIEAYSGDTFLVGYSSTELTGRDFMICLTQDARSTVARRNADISKKIRSEVIQRIRKTGRFWKSLGSEEVLDEGLVTSSREFFEVEVYLPIKSLGLNRRLCDRSSEGSWDSYVELIPHERFENIERKCVSKMIQTHFEPREVEVQTYPGYPKNVWTQYVYEDTLGLQVDDVESEEKETEEKKSAEEKSEKESEEKRTIEGSKEVSEIDADQKPVEKGPLELFLESRVQEMLEAVCYNTVVNVHVDDIETLAQRELEITRPRDEITCAERFSLIDLRFTAGKVISDASWHPDLVGYVAVSYVTALSLEIVRSTSSVERDIVLKPEPTALLWSLADSLRPRLSLWCCQKIYCISFCPMNGDFIIGGSASGQVVVWNIHGQIENRDAEARADVELDFSTRDTVSITFASVISDRDHSHELPIHRIQWLPDNYRIEPSGKLTKLSTSSSCQFLTISEDGIVAIWDLLRYSVTSQLKSDRDDVNGIFXPTYRLDVRPSENPSFTPLYLCLSSINAFRESDRRRNELDCTDVDFTKRLWIGTAQGHFACCTWEGQMFDVETSGLEKCKLLNSSSAHDGPVVAISRSPHLSDVFLTMGGHVFAIWKDDYLDLPLFRRKSDCVYTACCWSNRPGIFLMGTSLGDLEIWDIKRRVNKPVFMQTISRKPITLLSLPESRKHGCKLIGAGDCNSAFRIFEEPTEFEDDTVERMDWFEEYIWREVRRKKMFSSWQKDFLQNDATVIARRQARADEEHRLKLDMARQKLQKEHEERLRLEAEEEARKIPKSKDTIWKLRQQKRMKKVLLEKKKFQPRELQEKRLPLVRLAEERNLKMIKAKNEVALQDKHFDNFVSLKFPEYYDLIEKDEILEEKREMDEERVEDEEMIDIYLQEFYKVRDEARKIIAEKPYCPKFDWNICVKEGKKNDV
- the LOC105197001 gene encoding plasmolipin; this encodes MMSETVVTMDGSSNNASNNPRQVPTVKTEPGQPGLFAGVRLNVPYFKTIPGILKLVQLVLGIICMACASPAYIGATHWFLFVVVICFISTIIWCAIYLYSLREALKLPINWILTELLNTSVEAVLYMIAFIAQLSAWSAYRNASSNIAAGVFGIFNTIAYAAGAYFLYVEWKSTNTQ